From Megalops cyprinoides isolate fMegCyp1 chromosome 18, fMegCyp1.pri, whole genome shotgun sequence, one genomic window encodes:
- the LOC118793495 gene encoding RNA-binding protein 47-like isoform X3: MTAEDSATNPAAMSTPNSSSQPACHPRHTPAAVPEGVAGAPNEGALVALMERTGYGMVQENGQRKYGPPPGWEGPAPPRGCEIFVGKIPRDVYEDELVPVFESVGRIYEMRLMMDFDGKNRGYAFVMYTQKHEAKRAVRELNNYEVRPGRLLGVCSSVDNCRLFIGGIPKTKKREEILEEVSKVTEGVLDVIVYASAADKMKNRGFAFVEYESHRAAAMARRKLMPGRIQLWGHQIAVDWAEPEIDVDEDVMETVKILYVRNLMIETSEETLRRIFGQFNPGCVERVKKIRDYAFVHFATRGDAVLAMDNLNGTEVEGSCIEVTLAKPVDKEQYTRYQKATKGATSTPETPQTNYVYQCDPYTLTYYGYPYNALIGPNRDYFIKAGTVRGRGRAASGNRAAGPRGSYLGGYSAGRGIYSRYHEGKTKQQDKPYELVPSLELAAVNPVGIKPATMTLPTLGAQYPMFSSAPAAKLMEDGKIHAVEHLINPVAIQHDPVGAPAAAAATVLPAVSTPPPFQGRPITPVYAMAHNVQRIPTAATSLYGASYGASYVPIAAPATATLAALQKNAAVAAAAYGGYAGYMPQAFPAATFQVPIHDIYQTY; encoded by the exons ATGACAGCAGAGGACTCCGCCACTAACCCTGCCGCCATGAGCACACCGAACTCCAGCTCCCAGCCCGCCTGCCACCCCCGCCACACCCCCGCCGCCGTGCCCGAGGGGGTGGCTGGAGCCCCCAACGAGGGCGCCCTGGTGGCGCTGATGGAGCGCACGGGCTACGGCATGGTCCAGGAGAACGGCCAGCGCAAGTACGGCCCGCCGCCCGGGTGGGAGGGGCCCGCCCCGCCGCGGGGCTGCGAGATCTTCGTGGGCAAGATCCCGCGCGACGTCTACGAGGACGAGCTGGTGCCCGTGTTCGAGTCGGTGGGCCGCATCTACGAGATGCGCCTGATGATGGACTTCGACGGGAAGAACCGGGGCTACGCCTTCGTCATGTACACGCAGAAGCACGAGGCCAAGCGGGCCGTGCGGGAGCTCAACAACTACGAGGTGCGCCCGGGCCGGCTGCTCGGCGTCTGCAGCAGCGTGGACAACTGCCGGCTGTTCATCGGCGGCATCCCCAAGACCAAGAAGCGCGAGGAGATCCTGGAGGAGGTCTCCAAGGTGACAGAGGGCGTGCTGGACGTCATCGTCTACGCCAGTGCCGCCGACAAGATGAAGAACCGCGGCTTCGCCTTCGTGGAGTACGAGAGCCACCGGGCGGCCGCCATGGCCCGCCGCAAGCTGATGCCAGGCCGCATCCAGCTGTGGGGCCACCAGATCGCCGTGGACTGGGCCGAGCCCGAGATCGACGTGGACGAGGACGTGATGGAGACGGTCAAGATCCTGTACGTGCGCAACCTGATGATCGAGACGTCGGAGGAGACGCTGCGGCGCATCTTCGGCCAGTTCAACCCGGGCTGCGTGGAGCGCGTCAAGAAGATCCGCGACTACGCCTTCGTGCACTTCGCCACCCGCGGCGACGCCGTGCTCGCCATGGACAACCTCAATGGCACCGAGGTGGAGGGATCCTGCATCGAGGTGACGCTGGCCAAGCCCGTCGACAAGGAGCAGTACACCCGCTACCAGAAGGCCACGAAGGGGGCCACGTCCACCCCGGAGACCCCCCAGACCAACTACGTTTACCAGTGTGACCCCTACACCCTCACCTACTACGGGTACCCCTACAACGCCCTGATAGGACCCAATAGAGACTACTTCATCAAAG CAGGTACTGTAAGAGGGCGTGGCCGGGCGGCCTCTGGAAACAGGGCCGCGGGGCCCCGAGGCTCTTACCTGGGGGGATATTCAGCCGGGCGTGGCATCTACAGCAGATACCATGAGGGCAAAACCAAGCAGCAGGACAAACCGTACGAGCTGGTGCCCAGCCTGGAGCTGGCAGCCGTCAACCCAGTGGGCATCAAGCCGGCCACAA TGACCCTCCCCACCCTGGGGGCACAGTACCCCATGTTCTCCAGCGCCCCCGCTGCTAAACTGATGGAGGACGGGAAGATCCACGCGGTCGAGCACCTCATCAACCCCGTGGCCATCCAGCACGACCCCGTGGGagcccccgccgccgccgccgccaccgtCCTGCCCGCTGTCTCCACCCCGCCCCCTTTCCAG GGTCGCCCCATCACCCCGGTGTATGCCATGGCTCACAACGTCCAGCGCATCCCGACGGCGGCCACCAGCCTGTACGGGGCCAGCTACGGGGCCAGCTACGTACCCATCGCCGCGCCCGCCACCGCCACCCTGGCGGCCCTGCAGAAGAACGCCGCCGTGGCGGCCGCTGCCTACGGGGGCTATGCCGGATACATGCCTCAGGCCTTCCCCGCCGCCACCTTCCAGGTGCCTATTCACGACATCTACCAGACCTACTGA
- the LOC118793495 gene encoding RNA-binding protein 47-like isoform X2 → MTAEDSATNPAAMSTPNSSSQPACHPRHTPAAVPEGVAGAPNEGALVALMERTGYGMVQENGQRKYGPPPGWEGPAPPRGCEIFVGKIPRDVYEDELVPVFESVGRIYEMRLMMDFDGKNRGYAFVMYTQKHEAKRAVRELNNYEVRPGRLLGVCSSVDNCRLFIGGIPKTKKREEILEEVSKVTEGVLDVIVYASAADKMKNRGFAFVEYESHRAAAMARRKLMPGRIQLWGHQIAVDWAEPEIDVDEDVMETVKILYVRNLMIETSEETLRRIFGQFNPGCVERVKKIRDYAFVHFATRGDAVLAMDNLNGTEVEGSCIEVTLAKPVDKEQYTRYQKATKGATSTPETPQTNYVYQCDPYTLTYYGYPYNALIGPNRDYFIKGTVRGRGRAASGNRAAGPRGSYLGGYSAGRGIYSRYHEGKTKQQDKPYELVPSLELAAVNPVGIKPATSQLTLPTLGAQYPMFSSAPAAKLMEDGKIHAVEHLINPVAIQHDPVGAPAAAAATVLPAVSTPPPFQGRPITPVYAMAHNVQRIPTAATSLYGASYGASYVPIAAPATATLAALQKNAAVAAAAYGGYAGYMPQAFPAATFQVPIHDIYQTY, encoded by the exons ATGACAGCAGAGGACTCCGCCACTAACCCTGCCGCCATGAGCACACCGAACTCCAGCTCCCAGCCCGCCTGCCACCCCCGCCACACCCCCGCCGCCGTGCCCGAGGGGGTGGCTGGAGCCCCCAACGAGGGCGCCCTGGTGGCGCTGATGGAGCGCACGGGCTACGGCATGGTCCAGGAGAACGGCCAGCGCAAGTACGGCCCGCCGCCCGGGTGGGAGGGGCCCGCCCCGCCGCGGGGCTGCGAGATCTTCGTGGGCAAGATCCCGCGCGACGTCTACGAGGACGAGCTGGTGCCCGTGTTCGAGTCGGTGGGCCGCATCTACGAGATGCGCCTGATGATGGACTTCGACGGGAAGAACCGGGGCTACGCCTTCGTCATGTACACGCAGAAGCACGAGGCCAAGCGGGCCGTGCGGGAGCTCAACAACTACGAGGTGCGCCCGGGCCGGCTGCTCGGCGTCTGCAGCAGCGTGGACAACTGCCGGCTGTTCATCGGCGGCATCCCCAAGACCAAGAAGCGCGAGGAGATCCTGGAGGAGGTCTCCAAGGTGACAGAGGGCGTGCTGGACGTCATCGTCTACGCCAGTGCCGCCGACAAGATGAAGAACCGCGGCTTCGCCTTCGTGGAGTACGAGAGCCACCGGGCGGCCGCCATGGCCCGCCGCAAGCTGATGCCAGGCCGCATCCAGCTGTGGGGCCACCAGATCGCCGTGGACTGGGCCGAGCCCGAGATCGACGTGGACGAGGACGTGATGGAGACGGTCAAGATCCTGTACGTGCGCAACCTGATGATCGAGACGTCGGAGGAGACGCTGCGGCGCATCTTCGGCCAGTTCAACCCGGGCTGCGTGGAGCGCGTCAAGAAGATCCGCGACTACGCCTTCGTGCACTTCGCCACCCGCGGCGACGCCGTGCTCGCCATGGACAACCTCAATGGCACCGAGGTGGAGGGATCCTGCATCGAGGTGACGCTGGCCAAGCCCGTCGACAAGGAGCAGTACACCCGCTACCAGAAGGCCACGAAGGGGGCCACGTCCACCCCGGAGACCCCCCAGACCAACTACGTTTACCAGTGTGACCCCTACACCCTCACCTACTACGGGTACCCCTACAACGCCCTGATAGGACCCAATAGAGACTACTTCATCAAAG GTACTGTAAGAGGGCGTGGCCGGGCGGCCTCTGGAAACAGGGCCGCGGGGCCCCGAGGCTCTTACCTGGGGGGATATTCAGCCGGGCGTGGCATCTACAGCAGATACCATGAGGGCAAAACCAAGCAGCAGGACAAACCGTACGAGCTGGTGCCCAGCCTGGAGCTGGCAGCCGTCAACCCAGTGGGCATCAAGCCGGCCACAAGTCAGT TGACCCTCCCCACCCTGGGGGCACAGTACCCCATGTTCTCCAGCGCCCCCGCTGCTAAACTGATGGAGGACGGGAAGATCCACGCGGTCGAGCACCTCATCAACCCCGTGGCCATCCAGCACGACCCCGTGGGagcccccgccgccgccgccgccaccgtCCTGCCCGCTGTCTCCACCCCGCCCCCTTTCCAG GGTCGCCCCATCACCCCGGTGTATGCCATGGCTCACAACGTCCAGCGCATCCCGACGGCGGCCACCAGCCTGTACGGGGCCAGCTACGGGGCCAGCTACGTACCCATCGCCGCGCCCGCCACCGCCACCCTGGCGGCCCTGCAGAAGAACGCCGCCGTGGCGGCCGCTGCCTACGGGGGCTATGCCGGATACATGCCTCAGGCCTTCCCCGCCGCCACCTTCCAGGTGCCTATTCACGACATCTACCAGACCTACTGA
- the LOC118793495 gene encoding RNA-binding protein 47-like isoform X1: protein MTAEDSATNPAAMSTPNSSSQPACHPRHTPAAVPEGVAGAPNEGALVALMERTGYGMVQENGQRKYGPPPGWEGPAPPRGCEIFVGKIPRDVYEDELVPVFESVGRIYEMRLMMDFDGKNRGYAFVMYTQKHEAKRAVRELNNYEVRPGRLLGVCSSVDNCRLFIGGIPKTKKREEILEEVSKVTEGVLDVIVYASAADKMKNRGFAFVEYESHRAAAMARRKLMPGRIQLWGHQIAVDWAEPEIDVDEDVMETVKILYVRNLMIETSEETLRRIFGQFNPGCVERVKKIRDYAFVHFATRGDAVLAMDNLNGTEVEGSCIEVTLAKPVDKEQYTRYQKATKGATSTPETPQTNYVYQCDPYTLTYYGYPYNALIGPNRDYFIKAGTVRGRGRAASGNRAAGPRGSYLGGYSAGRGIYSRYHEGKTKQQDKPYELVPSLELAAVNPVGIKPATSQLTLPTLGAQYPMFSSAPAAKLMEDGKIHAVEHLINPVAIQHDPVGAPAAAAATVLPAVSTPPPFQGRPITPVYAMAHNVQRIPTAATSLYGASYGASYVPIAAPATATLAALQKNAAVAAAAYGGYAGYMPQAFPAATFQVPIHDIYQTY, encoded by the exons ATGACAGCAGAGGACTCCGCCACTAACCCTGCCGCCATGAGCACACCGAACTCCAGCTCCCAGCCCGCCTGCCACCCCCGCCACACCCCCGCCGCCGTGCCCGAGGGGGTGGCTGGAGCCCCCAACGAGGGCGCCCTGGTGGCGCTGATGGAGCGCACGGGCTACGGCATGGTCCAGGAGAACGGCCAGCGCAAGTACGGCCCGCCGCCCGGGTGGGAGGGGCCCGCCCCGCCGCGGGGCTGCGAGATCTTCGTGGGCAAGATCCCGCGCGACGTCTACGAGGACGAGCTGGTGCCCGTGTTCGAGTCGGTGGGCCGCATCTACGAGATGCGCCTGATGATGGACTTCGACGGGAAGAACCGGGGCTACGCCTTCGTCATGTACACGCAGAAGCACGAGGCCAAGCGGGCCGTGCGGGAGCTCAACAACTACGAGGTGCGCCCGGGCCGGCTGCTCGGCGTCTGCAGCAGCGTGGACAACTGCCGGCTGTTCATCGGCGGCATCCCCAAGACCAAGAAGCGCGAGGAGATCCTGGAGGAGGTCTCCAAGGTGACAGAGGGCGTGCTGGACGTCATCGTCTACGCCAGTGCCGCCGACAAGATGAAGAACCGCGGCTTCGCCTTCGTGGAGTACGAGAGCCACCGGGCGGCCGCCATGGCCCGCCGCAAGCTGATGCCAGGCCGCATCCAGCTGTGGGGCCACCAGATCGCCGTGGACTGGGCCGAGCCCGAGATCGACGTGGACGAGGACGTGATGGAGACGGTCAAGATCCTGTACGTGCGCAACCTGATGATCGAGACGTCGGAGGAGACGCTGCGGCGCATCTTCGGCCAGTTCAACCCGGGCTGCGTGGAGCGCGTCAAGAAGATCCGCGACTACGCCTTCGTGCACTTCGCCACCCGCGGCGACGCCGTGCTCGCCATGGACAACCTCAATGGCACCGAGGTGGAGGGATCCTGCATCGAGGTGACGCTGGCCAAGCCCGTCGACAAGGAGCAGTACACCCGCTACCAGAAGGCCACGAAGGGGGCCACGTCCACCCCGGAGACCCCCCAGACCAACTACGTTTACCAGTGTGACCCCTACACCCTCACCTACTACGGGTACCCCTACAACGCCCTGATAGGACCCAATAGAGACTACTTCATCAAAG CAGGTACTGTAAGAGGGCGTGGCCGGGCGGCCTCTGGAAACAGGGCCGCGGGGCCCCGAGGCTCTTACCTGGGGGGATATTCAGCCGGGCGTGGCATCTACAGCAGATACCATGAGGGCAAAACCAAGCAGCAGGACAAACCGTACGAGCTGGTGCCCAGCCTGGAGCTGGCAGCCGTCAACCCAGTGGGCATCAAGCCGGCCACAAGTCAGT TGACCCTCCCCACCCTGGGGGCACAGTACCCCATGTTCTCCAGCGCCCCCGCTGCTAAACTGATGGAGGACGGGAAGATCCACGCGGTCGAGCACCTCATCAACCCCGTGGCCATCCAGCACGACCCCGTGGGagcccccgccgccgccgccgccaccgtCCTGCCCGCTGTCTCCACCCCGCCCCCTTTCCAG GGTCGCCCCATCACCCCGGTGTATGCCATGGCTCACAACGTCCAGCGCATCCCGACGGCGGCCACCAGCCTGTACGGGGCCAGCTACGGGGCCAGCTACGTACCCATCGCCGCGCCCGCCACCGCCACCCTGGCGGCCCTGCAGAAGAACGCCGCCGTGGCGGCCGCTGCCTACGGGGGCTATGCCGGATACATGCCTCAGGCCTTCCCCGCCGCCACCTTCCAGGTGCCTATTCACGACATCTACCAGACCTACTGA
- the LOC118793495 gene encoding RNA-binding protein 47-like isoform X4 — MTAEDSATNPAAMSTPNSSSQPACHPRHTPAAVPEGVAGAPNEGALVALMERTGYGMVQENGQRKYGPPPGWEGPAPPRGCEIFVGKIPRDVYEDELVPVFESVGRIYEMRLMMDFDGKNRGYAFVMYTQKHEAKRAVRELNNYEVRPGRLLGVCSSVDNCRLFIGGIPKTKKREEILEEVSKVTEGVLDVIVYASAADKMKNRGFAFVEYESHRAAAMARRKLMPGRIQLWGHQIAVDWAEPEIDVDEDVMETVKILYVRNLMIETSEETLRRIFGQFNPGCVERVKKIRDYAFVHFATRGDAVLAMDNLNGTEVEGSCIEVTLAKPVDKEQYTRYQKATKGATSTPETPQTNYVYQCDPYTLTYYGYPYNALIGPNRDYFIKGTVRGRGRAASGNRAAGPRGSYLGGYSAGRGIYSRYHEGKTKQQDKPYELVPSLELAAVNPVGIKPATMTLPTLGAQYPMFSSAPAAKLMEDGKIHAVEHLINPVAIQHDPVGAPAAAAATVLPAVSTPPPFQGRPITPVYAMAHNVQRIPTAATSLYGASYGASYVPIAAPATATLAALQKNAAVAAAAYGGYAGYMPQAFPAATFQVPIHDIYQTY, encoded by the exons ATGACAGCAGAGGACTCCGCCACTAACCCTGCCGCCATGAGCACACCGAACTCCAGCTCCCAGCCCGCCTGCCACCCCCGCCACACCCCCGCCGCCGTGCCCGAGGGGGTGGCTGGAGCCCCCAACGAGGGCGCCCTGGTGGCGCTGATGGAGCGCACGGGCTACGGCATGGTCCAGGAGAACGGCCAGCGCAAGTACGGCCCGCCGCCCGGGTGGGAGGGGCCCGCCCCGCCGCGGGGCTGCGAGATCTTCGTGGGCAAGATCCCGCGCGACGTCTACGAGGACGAGCTGGTGCCCGTGTTCGAGTCGGTGGGCCGCATCTACGAGATGCGCCTGATGATGGACTTCGACGGGAAGAACCGGGGCTACGCCTTCGTCATGTACACGCAGAAGCACGAGGCCAAGCGGGCCGTGCGGGAGCTCAACAACTACGAGGTGCGCCCGGGCCGGCTGCTCGGCGTCTGCAGCAGCGTGGACAACTGCCGGCTGTTCATCGGCGGCATCCCCAAGACCAAGAAGCGCGAGGAGATCCTGGAGGAGGTCTCCAAGGTGACAGAGGGCGTGCTGGACGTCATCGTCTACGCCAGTGCCGCCGACAAGATGAAGAACCGCGGCTTCGCCTTCGTGGAGTACGAGAGCCACCGGGCGGCCGCCATGGCCCGCCGCAAGCTGATGCCAGGCCGCATCCAGCTGTGGGGCCACCAGATCGCCGTGGACTGGGCCGAGCCCGAGATCGACGTGGACGAGGACGTGATGGAGACGGTCAAGATCCTGTACGTGCGCAACCTGATGATCGAGACGTCGGAGGAGACGCTGCGGCGCATCTTCGGCCAGTTCAACCCGGGCTGCGTGGAGCGCGTCAAGAAGATCCGCGACTACGCCTTCGTGCACTTCGCCACCCGCGGCGACGCCGTGCTCGCCATGGACAACCTCAATGGCACCGAGGTGGAGGGATCCTGCATCGAGGTGACGCTGGCCAAGCCCGTCGACAAGGAGCAGTACACCCGCTACCAGAAGGCCACGAAGGGGGCCACGTCCACCCCGGAGACCCCCCAGACCAACTACGTTTACCAGTGTGACCCCTACACCCTCACCTACTACGGGTACCCCTACAACGCCCTGATAGGACCCAATAGAGACTACTTCATCAAAG GTACTGTAAGAGGGCGTGGCCGGGCGGCCTCTGGAAACAGGGCCGCGGGGCCCCGAGGCTCTTACCTGGGGGGATATTCAGCCGGGCGTGGCATCTACAGCAGATACCATGAGGGCAAAACCAAGCAGCAGGACAAACCGTACGAGCTGGTGCCCAGCCTGGAGCTGGCAGCCGTCAACCCAGTGGGCATCAAGCCGGCCACAA TGACCCTCCCCACCCTGGGGGCACAGTACCCCATGTTCTCCAGCGCCCCCGCTGCTAAACTGATGGAGGACGGGAAGATCCACGCGGTCGAGCACCTCATCAACCCCGTGGCCATCCAGCACGACCCCGTGGGagcccccgccgccgccgccgccaccgtCCTGCCCGCTGTCTCCACCCCGCCCCCTTTCCAG GGTCGCCCCATCACCCCGGTGTATGCCATGGCTCACAACGTCCAGCGCATCCCGACGGCGGCCACCAGCCTGTACGGGGCCAGCTACGGGGCCAGCTACGTACCCATCGCCGCGCCCGCCACCGCCACCCTGGCGGCCCTGCAGAAGAACGCCGCCGTGGCGGCCGCTGCCTACGGGGGCTATGCCGGATACATGCCTCAGGCCTTCCCCGCCGCCACCTTCCAGGTGCCTATTCACGACATCTACCAGACCTACTGA
- the LOC118793495 gene encoding RNA-binding protein 47-like isoform X5, protein MTAEDSATNPAAMSTPNSSSQPACHPRHTPAAVPEGVAGAPNEGALVALMERTGYGMVQENGQRKYGPPPGWEGPAPPRGCEIFVGKIPRDVYEDELVPVFESVGRIYEMRLMMDFDGKNRGYAFVMYTQKHEAKRAVRELNNYEVRPGRLLGVCSSVDNCRLFIGGIPKTKKREEILEEVSKVTEGVLDVIVYASAADKMKNRGFAFVEYESHRAAAMARRKLMPGRIQLWGHQIAVDWAEPEIDVDEDVMETVKILYVRNLMIETSEETLRRIFGQFNPGCVERVKKIRDYAFVHFATRGDAVLAMDNLNGTEVEGSCIEVTLAKPVDKEQYTRYQKATKGATSTPETPQTNYVYQCDPYTLTYYGYPYNALIGPNRDYFIKVTLPTLGAQYPMFSSAPAAKLMEDGKIHAVEHLINPVAIQHDPVGAPAAAAATVLPAVSTPPPFQGRPITPVYAMAHNVQRIPTAATSLYGASYGASYVPIAAPATATLAALQKNAAVAAAAYGGYAGYMPQAFPAATFQVPIHDIYQTY, encoded by the exons ATGACAGCAGAGGACTCCGCCACTAACCCTGCCGCCATGAGCACACCGAACTCCAGCTCCCAGCCCGCCTGCCACCCCCGCCACACCCCCGCCGCCGTGCCCGAGGGGGTGGCTGGAGCCCCCAACGAGGGCGCCCTGGTGGCGCTGATGGAGCGCACGGGCTACGGCATGGTCCAGGAGAACGGCCAGCGCAAGTACGGCCCGCCGCCCGGGTGGGAGGGGCCCGCCCCGCCGCGGGGCTGCGAGATCTTCGTGGGCAAGATCCCGCGCGACGTCTACGAGGACGAGCTGGTGCCCGTGTTCGAGTCGGTGGGCCGCATCTACGAGATGCGCCTGATGATGGACTTCGACGGGAAGAACCGGGGCTACGCCTTCGTCATGTACACGCAGAAGCACGAGGCCAAGCGGGCCGTGCGGGAGCTCAACAACTACGAGGTGCGCCCGGGCCGGCTGCTCGGCGTCTGCAGCAGCGTGGACAACTGCCGGCTGTTCATCGGCGGCATCCCCAAGACCAAGAAGCGCGAGGAGATCCTGGAGGAGGTCTCCAAGGTGACAGAGGGCGTGCTGGACGTCATCGTCTACGCCAGTGCCGCCGACAAGATGAAGAACCGCGGCTTCGCCTTCGTGGAGTACGAGAGCCACCGGGCGGCCGCCATGGCCCGCCGCAAGCTGATGCCAGGCCGCATCCAGCTGTGGGGCCACCAGATCGCCGTGGACTGGGCCGAGCCCGAGATCGACGTGGACGAGGACGTGATGGAGACGGTCAAGATCCTGTACGTGCGCAACCTGATGATCGAGACGTCGGAGGAGACGCTGCGGCGCATCTTCGGCCAGTTCAACCCGGGCTGCGTGGAGCGCGTCAAGAAGATCCGCGACTACGCCTTCGTGCACTTCGCCACCCGCGGCGACGCCGTGCTCGCCATGGACAACCTCAATGGCACCGAGGTGGAGGGATCCTGCATCGAGGTGACGCTGGCCAAGCCCGTCGACAAGGAGCAGTACACCCGCTACCAGAAGGCCACGAAGGGGGCCACGTCCACCCCGGAGACCCCCCAGACCAACTACGTTTACCAGTGTGACCCCTACACCCTCACCTACTACGGGTACCCCTACAACGCCCTGATAGGACCCAATAGAGACTACTTCATCAAAG TGACCCTCCCCACCCTGGGGGCACAGTACCCCATGTTCTCCAGCGCCCCCGCTGCTAAACTGATGGAGGACGGGAAGATCCACGCGGTCGAGCACCTCATCAACCCCGTGGCCATCCAGCACGACCCCGTGGGagcccccgccgccgccgccgccaccgtCCTGCCCGCTGTCTCCACCCCGCCCCCTTTCCAG GGTCGCCCCATCACCCCGGTGTATGCCATGGCTCACAACGTCCAGCGCATCCCGACGGCGGCCACCAGCCTGTACGGGGCCAGCTACGGGGCCAGCTACGTACCCATCGCCGCGCCCGCCACCGCCACCCTGGCGGCCCTGCAGAAGAACGCCGCCGTGGCGGCCGCTGCCTACGGGGGCTATGCCGGATACATGCCTCAGGCCTTCCCCGCCGCCACCTTCCAGGTGCCTATTCACGACATCTACCAGACCTACTGA